One Streptosporangium sp. NBC_01495 DNA window includes the following coding sequences:
- a CDS encoding cellulase family glycosylhydrolase — translation MRIRLALLAALLLPFLVSIPPAHAAVGLHVSGTRIVEANGNAFVMRGTSHAHTWYPTQTSSFANIKSLGANTVRVVLSGGRWTANGTSDVANVVSLCKQNKLICVLENHDTTGYGEQSGAYTLEQAVDYWISVKSAIVGQEDHVVLNIGNEPFGNNATTPGWTQATSAAITRLRSNGFQHLIMVDAPNWGQDWGFTMRDNASTVFAADPQRNTVFSVHMYGVFDTAAEVTSYLQAFQTAGLPLVVGEFGFDHSDGNPDEDTIMAQAQARGVGYLGWSWSGNGGGVEYLDQVTNFNVAALTTWGQRLFNGANGIAQTSVEATIYGGTGTPDTQAPTRPGTPAASDVTATGARLSWTASTDDRAVTGYDVLRGTTRLGSSTTNSITLTGLTPQTAYSVTVVARDAAGNTSTASAATTFTTLAGQPGGTCTSTYRTSNSWQGGFQGEVTVRCTSAVTTWRTVLTYPSGVNVGQSWSSTLSAAPPVFTFTNAAWNGAVPAGGSTTFGFIGTWSGTGTPPTPTIS, via the coding sequence ATGCGAATCAGACTGGCGCTGCTCGCGGCGCTCCTTCTCCCGTTCCTCGTCTCCATACCGCCCGCCCACGCCGCCGTCGGCCTCCACGTGAGCGGTACGCGGATCGTCGAGGCGAACGGCAACGCGTTCGTCATGCGGGGCACCAGCCACGCGCACACCTGGTACCCGACCCAGACCAGCTCGTTCGCGAACATCAAGTCACTCGGCGCGAACACCGTCCGGGTGGTGCTCAGCGGCGGCCGGTGGACCGCCAACGGCACCTCCGACGTGGCGAACGTCGTCTCGCTCTGCAAGCAGAACAAGCTCATCTGTGTCCTGGAAAATCATGACACCACCGGGTACGGCGAGCAGAGCGGCGCGTACACCCTCGAACAGGCCGTGGACTACTGGATCAGCGTCAAGAGCGCGATCGTCGGCCAGGAGGACCACGTCGTCCTCAACATCGGCAACGAGCCCTTCGGCAACAACGCGACCACCCCGGGCTGGACCCAGGCCACCTCGGCCGCGATCACCCGGCTGCGGAGCAACGGGTTCCAGCACCTGATCATGGTGGACGCGCCCAACTGGGGCCAGGACTGGGGCTTCACCATGCGCGACAACGCCTCCACGGTCTTCGCCGCCGACCCGCAGCGCAACACGGTCTTCTCCGTCCACATGTACGGGGTGTTCGACACGGCCGCCGAGGTCACCTCCTACCTGCAGGCGTTCCAGACCGCGGGACTGCCGCTGGTGGTCGGCGAGTTCGGTTTCGACCACTCCGACGGCAACCCCGACGAGGACACGATCATGGCCCAGGCGCAGGCCAGGGGCGTCGGCTACCTCGGCTGGTCGTGGAGCGGCAACGGCGGCGGCGTCGAGTATCTCGACCAGGTGACCAACTTCAACGTCGCCGCCCTCACCACCTGGGGACAGCGCCTGTTCAACGGGGCGAACGGCATCGCGCAGACCTCCGTCGAGGCCACGATCTACGGCGGAACCGGCACCCCCGACACCCAGGCGCCGACCAGGCCCGGCACCCCCGCCGCCTCCGACGTCACCGCCACCGGCGCCCGGCTGTCCTGGACCGCCTCCACCGACGACCGCGCGGTCACCGGCTACGACGTCCTCCGCGGAACCACCAGGCTCGGCTCCTCGACGACCAACTCGATCACCCTGACCGGGCTCACCCCGCAGACCGCATACAGCGTCACCGTCGTCGCCCGCGACGCCGCGGGAAACACCTCCACCGCCTCGGCGGCGACGACCTTCACCACCCTCGCCGGACAACCCGGCGGCACCTGCACATCCACATACCGTACGAGCAACTCCTGGCAGGGCGGCTTCCAGGGCGAGGTCACCGTCCGCTGCACCTCCGCCGTCACCACCTGGCGGACCGTCCTCACCTACCCCTCCGGTGTGAACGTCGGCCAGTCGTGGAGCTCCACCCTCTCCGCGGCTCCCCCGGTCTTCACCTTCACCAACGCCGCCTGGAACGGAGCCGTCCCGGCGGGAGGATCCACCACCTTCGGCTTCATCGGCACCTGGTCCGGCACGGGCACCCCGCCCACCCCCACCATCTCCTAG
- a CDS encoding SGNH/GDSL hydrolase family protein, translating into MAAGTESPPTWPPQAPLVMIVGDSFTVGSGPVRGWDGYAARVARELGWQLITAGAAGTGFVNPGRVGRTFRDSFVKELSWRPEPDMLIISGGRNDRGIEAVRIENAAVHLLALVRRRWPHTRIVLVGPIWMTRAPRWAYGVREAVSLAADRQEVPFLDPFEPLGPHGRGWGRGAVLPDGVHPTLVGHLRLSRWMVSTLHRYGIDARSS; encoded by the coding sequence ATGGCCGCCGGCACGGAATCCCCACCCACCTGGCCGCCCCAGGCCCCGCTCGTCATGATCGTCGGCGACAGCTTCACGGTCGGGTCGGGTCCCGTACGGGGGTGGGACGGCTACGCGGCCCGGGTCGCGCGGGAACTGGGCTGGCAGCTGATCACTGCGGGCGCCGCCGGAACGGGCTTCGTCAACCCCGGCAGGGTGGGCCGGACCTTCCGGGACTCCTTCGTCAAGGAGCTCTCCTGGCGCCCCGAGCCCGACATGCTCATCATCTCCGGCGGGCGCAACGACCGCGGGATCGAGGCCGTCAGGATCGAGAACGCGGCCGTCCACCTGCTGGCGCTGGTCAGGCGGCGATGGCCGCACACCAGGATCGTGCTGGTCGGCCCGATCTGGATGACCAGGGCACCTCGGTGGGCCTACGGCGTGCGGGAGGCCGTCTCGCTGGCCGCCGACCGGCAGGAGGTGCCGTTCCTCGACCCGTTCGAGCCCCTCGGCCCGCACGGCCGGGGCTGGGGTCGCGGAGCGGTCCTGCCCGACGGCGTCCACCCCACCCTCGTCGGCCACCTACGCCTCTCGCGCTGGATGGTCTCCACGCTGCACAGGTACGGCATCGACGCGCGTTCTTCCTGA
- a CDS encoding neutral zinc metallopeptidase produces MRPRGSNPLAFGVLGVLATAFAAVVVIAGLAGEKEAEVPAGPGTAPVATRSAVPQQTGDTEITTPDFTPPEKLNLGSLGDVEITPVAAKRNLAVDLRYMRRSDTTARLKRNPLYGTGLMRPTSCRAPRPSTQPRDMLSYLNAVTDCLERAWSAKFSQAGAVFLPARKVYWSRPGRGPCGTYPDANASAYYCPSNRGMYIGLSHVIEQSGDVDPAGNHVPYLAVLAHEYAHHVQSMAGIGGAWWWEVSSKSRSAQDAHSRRHELQAQCLSGAFVRTVRVPLGVTNARWQEVLRTEFGRGDDQNGNTRRDHGSGEHYAAWLHQGWKYARIAYCNTWSVSPSEVS; encoded by the coding sequence ATGCGCCCACGGGGGTCGAACCCGCTGGCCTTCGGCGTGCTCGGCGTTCTCGCCACGGCGTTCGCCGCGGTCGTGGTGATCGCGGGCCTGGCAGGCGAGAAGGAGGCCGAGGTTCCCGCCGGTCCCGGGACCGCCCCGGTGGCGACGAGGAGCGCGGTCCCCCAGCAGACGGGCGACACCGAGATCACCACGCCGGACTTCACCCCGCCGGAGAAGCTGAACCTCGGCTCGCTGGGCGACGTCGAGATCACGCCGGTCGCCGCGAAGCGGAACCTGGCCGTCGACCTCCGCTACATGCGGCGCTCTGACACCACGGCCAGGCTCAAGCGCAACCCGCTGTACGGCACGGGCCTGATGCGCCCCACCTCGTGCCGCGCCCCGAGGCCCTCGACCCAGCCCCGCGACATGCTGTCCTATCTCAACGCCGTCACCGACTGCCTGGAGCGGGCGTGGTCGGCGAAGTTCTCCCAGGCCGGCGCGGTCTTCCTCCCGGCGCGCAAGGTCTACTGGTCCCGTCCCGGACGCGGGCCCTGCGGCACCTACCCCGACGCCAACGCCTCCGCCTACTACTGCCCGTCCAACCGGGGCATGTACATCGGCCTGAGCCACGTGATCGAGCAGAGCGGCGACGTCGACCCCGCCGGGAACCACGTCCCCTACCTGGCCGTGCTCGCCCACGAGTACGCGCACCACGTGCAGAGCATGGCGGGTATCGGCGGGGCCTGGTGGTGGGAGGTCTCCAGCAAGTCCCGTAGTGCCCAGGACGCCCACTCCCGCCGCCACGAGCTCCAGGCCCAGTGCCTCTCCGGGGCCTTCGTCCGCACCGTACGGGTCCCGCTCGGGGTCACCAACGCGCGCTGGCAGGAGGTACTGCGGACGGAGTTCGGGCGCGGCGACGACCAGAACGGCAACACCCGGCGCGACCACGGCAGCGGCGAGCACTACGCCGCCTGGCTCCACCAGGGCTGGAAGTACGCCAGGATCGCCTACTGCAACACCTGGTCCGTCAGCCCCTCCGAGGTCAGCTGA
- a CDS encoding DUF2207 domain-containing protein: MAFSRRAAGSLAATAILALALSASPALASPALASGPTGTESPQAGRAGAGSSQAGQSTRAAQVAQAAQVARTTRAARPAQAGKVTSTTVQLELRQDGVLHVKEEVVFEGDAPSRGIVDRTRYDDSSDRLYRVTGLKGDATLTGETITLKGAGSATLEYDVQGAVTPLADAQELRWYAVGAWSVPVEQARVSVSGPATMQSLSCFAGPLTSAIACTEASMDHTGVTAEFGQQDLGAGEVLTVVVGYPTGATQGAPVLERRFELSNAFTLNAVTGGALAGLLLLMLGGLALLYWTRGRDARVVGHESGSLSGVENGHFTPPDGVRPGQIGTLMDEQADVIDVTATIVDLAVRGYLRIDEQSRQTYETPDWSLVRMPAAQVASLMPYERELYDAIFDGRDAVLLSELQGSFGAKLGKVREALYRDVVTQGWFARRPDTVRTRWTTIGVVLTGLGVLATVGLAWFTTYGVLGLALIIAGAALAVGGQYMPAKTAKGAGALAHTLGFREYLSGADIGGDVPVAQRVELFSRYLPYAVIFDSVDRWARVVSSVTGNGQQADHLYWYHGPAEWDLSRFADSMRTFTMTTSGAISTTRQFRSL; encoded by the coding sequence GTGGCCTTCTCGCGCCGAGCAGCCGGGAGTCTGGCCGCGACGGCCATCCTCGCGCTGGCACTCAGCGCGTCCCCCGCCCTCGCGTCCCCCGCACTGGCGAGCGGCCCGACCGGCACCGAGTCCCCCCAAGCCGGGCGGGCCGGGGCGGGATCCTCCCAGGCCGGGCAGAGCACCCGGGCCGCACAGGTTGCGCAGGCCGCGCAGGTTGCGCGGACCACACGGGCCGCGCGGCCCGCGCAGGCCGGCAAGGTGACGAGCACGACGGTCCAGCTGGAGCTCCGGCAGGACGGCGTGCTCCACGTCAAGGAGGAGGTCGTCTTCGAGGGTGACGCGCCGTCGCGCGGCATCGTCGACCGGACCCGCTACGACGACAGCAGCGACCGGCTCTACCGGGTCACCGGCCTCAAGGGCGACGCCACGCTGACCGGCGAGACCATCACCCTGAAGGGCGCGGGAAGCGCCACCCTGGAGTACGACGTCCAGGGCGCCGTCACACCGCTGGCCGACGCCCAGGAGCTGCGCTGGTACGCGGTGGGCGCCTGGTCCGTCCCCGTCGAGCAGGCCAGGGTCAGCGTGAGCGGACCGGCCACGATGCAGAGCCTGTCGTGCTTCGCCGGCCCCCTGACCTCGGCGATCGCCTGCACCGAGGCCTCCATGGACCACACGGGCGTCACCGCCGAGTTCGGGCAGCAGGACCTCGGCGCCGGTGAGGTGCTCACCGTGGTCGTCGGCTACCCCACCGGTGCCACCCAGGGTGCGCCGGTCCTGGAGCGCCGCTTCGAGCTGTCCAACGCCTTCACCCTGAACGCCGTCACCGGCGGCGCGCTGGCCGGCCTGCTGCTCCTGATGCTCGGCGGCCTCGCCCTCCTCTACTGGACCCGGGGTCGCGACGCCCGCGTGGTCGGCCACGAGTCGGGCTCGCTCAGCGGCGTCGAGAACGGCCACTTCACCCCGCCGGACGGCGTCCGCCCCGGCCAGATCGGCACCCTCATGGACGAGCAGGCCGACGTGATCGACGTGACCGCCACGATCGTCGACCTGGCCGTCCGGGGCTATCTCAGGATCGACGAGCAGTCCCGGCAGACGTACGAGACCCCCGACTGGAGCCTCGTGCGGATGCCCGCCGCCCAGGTCGCCTCGCTGATGCCCTATGAGCGTGAGCTCTACGACGCCATCTTCGACGGCCGGGACGCGGTGCTGCTCTCGGAGCTCCAGGGATCGTTCGGGGCCAAGCTGGGCAAGGTTCGCGAGGCGCTCTACCGCGACGTGGTCACGCAGGGCTGGTTCGCCCGCCGCCCCGACACCGTCCGCACTCGCTGGACGACCATCGGCGTGGTCCTCACCGGGCTCGGCGTCCTCGCCACCGTCGGGCTGGCCTGGTTCACCACGTACGGGGTGCTCGGCCTGGCCCTGATCATCGCCGGGGCCGCCCTCGCCGTGGGCGGCCAGTACATGCCCGCCAAGACCGCCAAGGGCGCGGGCGCCCTCGCCCACACCCTTGGTTTCAGGGAGTACCTCTCCGGCGCCGACATCGGCGGGGACGTCCCGGTGGCCCAGCGGGTGGAGCTGTTCTCCCGCTACCTGCCCTACGCCGTGATCTTCGACAGCGTCGACCGCTGGGCCCGCGTGGTCTCCTCGGTCACCGGCAACGGCCAGCAGGCCGACCACCTGTACTGGTACCACGGCCCTGCCGAGTGGGACCTGTCCAGGTTCGCCGACTCGATGCGGACCTTCACCATGACCACCTCGGGGGCGATCTCCACCACCCGCCAGTTCCGTTCGCTGTAG
- a CDS encoding glycoside hydrolase family 9 protein, whose protein sequence is MKRTLAALALLALAAVPVTVSATGAQAAAPAFAYGEALQKSIWFYEAQQSGTLPSWNRVGWRGPSGLGDGQDAGLDLTGGWYDAGDHVKFGLPMAASATMLAWGAVEYRDAYASSGQLTHLLNNLKFVNDYFIKAHPSANVLYGQVGNGGRDHAWWGPAEAMQMERPAYRIDASCGGSDLAGETAAAMAASSIVFRPTNPTYADTLVTHAKQLYTFADTVRKKYSDCITDASGYYQSWSGYNDELVWGAIWLHRATQDASYLAKAESYYDNLGTEPQSTVKSYKWTIAWDDKSYGAYVLLNKLTGKQRYLDDANRWLDFWTVGVDGQRVRYSPGGQAVLDRWGSLRYAANTAFAALVHADSITDATRKTRYHDFAVRQINYALGDNPRNSSYMIGFGANPPKNPHHRTAHGSWTDQMTNPVETRHTLYGALVGGPPDPNDAYTDRRDDYVMNEVATDYNAGFTSALARLYREYGGAPAANFPAAETPDGPEIFVEAGVNASGSTFTEIKAIVRNQSAWPARPLANGSFRYYFTLDGTTTASQVSVTSAYNQCKAPTGPTLLSGKIYYVTVDCSNSSIAPAGQSQHRREVQFRLASTGTWDPSNDWSYTGVATTPGATPVRVQNMTVYSGTTKIWGNPPGEEPEEPEEPGDDTVAPSRPGKPAVSAITGSGATLTWAASTDNVGVSGYDVYRGTTRVATSTGTSHTLTGLTPATAYTVSVVARDAAGNSSAASESTAFTTTTAPAGGCTATYTVGNSWQGAFQGNVTVTNAGTSAITGWTVTWRFPNGQTISQLWNGTHTQTGADVSVRNVAWNGALAPNASTSFGFTASQNGTNGVPAPVTCTTG, encoded by the coding sequence ATGAAGAGAACTCTCGCGGCGCTCGCGCTGCTGGCGCTGGCGGCCGTGCCGGTGACGGTGTCCGCCACCGGCGCCCAGGCCGCGGCGCCCGCCTTCGCGTACGGCGAGGCGCTGCAGAAGTCCATCTGGTTCTACGAGGCCCAGCAGTCGGGGACGTTGCCGAGCTGGAACCGCGTCGGCTGGCGCGGCCCCTCCGGCCTCGGCGACGGCCAGGACGCCGGGCTCGACCTGACCGGCGGCTGGTACGACGCGGGCGACCACGTCAAGTTCGGCCTGCCGATGGCGGCGAGCGCGACGATGCTGGCCTGGGGCGCGGTGGAGTACCGCGACGCGTACGCCTCCTCCGGGCAGCTCACCCACCTGCTGAACAACCTCAAGTTCGTCAACGACTACTTCATCAAGGCCCACCCGTCGGCGAACGTGCTGTACGGGCAGGTCGGCAACGGCGGCAGGGACCACGCCTGGTGGGGCCCGGCCGAGGCGATGCAGATGGAGCGGCCCGCGTACCGGATCGACGCCTCGTGCGGGGGGTCGGACCTGGCCGGGGAGACGGCGGCGGCGATGGCGGCCTCGTCGATCGTCTTCCGCCCGACAAATCCGACTTATGCCGACACGCTGGTGACGCACGCCAAGCAGCTCTACACCTTCGCCGACACCGTGCGGAAGAAGTACAGCGACTGCATCACCGACGCGTCGGGCTACTACCAGTCGTGGAGCGGCTACAACGACGAGCTGGTCTGGGGCGCGATCTGGCTGCACCGGGCCACCCAGGACGCCTCCTACCTGGCCAAGGCGGAGTCGTACTACGACAACCTCGGCACCGAGCCGCAGTCCACCGTCAAGTCCTACAAGTGGACGATCGCCTGGGACGACAAGTCCTACGGCGCCTACGTGCTGCTCAACAAGCTGACCGGCAAGCAGCGGTATCTCGACGACGCCAACCGCTGGCTCGACTTCTGGACGGTCGGGGTCGACGGGCAGCGGGTGAGATACTCCCCCGGCGGCCAGGCCGTGCTCGACCGGTGGGGGTCGCTGCGCTACGCGGCCAACACCGCGTTCGCGGCGCTGGTCCACGCCGACTCGATCACCGACGCGACACGTAAGACGAGATATCACGACTTCGCGGTCAGGCAGATCAACTACGCGCTCGGCGACAACCCGCGCAATTCCTCGTACATGATCGGGTTCGGCGCGAACCCGCCGAAGAACCCGCACCACCGCACCGCGCACGGCTCGTGGACCGACCAGATGACCAACCCGGTCGAGACCCGCCACACCCTGTACGGCGCCCTCGTCGGCGGCCCGCCCGACCCCAACGACGCCTACACCGACCGGCGCGACGACTACGTGATGAACGAGGTCGCCACCGACTACAACGCGGGCTTCACCAGCGCCCTCGCCCGCCTCTACCGCGAGTACGGCGGAGCTCCCGCCGCGAACTTCCCCGCCGCCGAGACCCCCGACGGCCCCGAGATCTTCGTGGAGGCCGGGGTGAACGCCTCGGGCTCGACGTTCACCGAGATCAAGGCCATCGTCAGGAACCAGTCGGCCTGGCCCGCGCGCCCGCTGGCCAACGGCTCGTTCCGCTACTACTTCACCCTCGACGGCACCACGACCGCGAGCCAGGTCTCCGTGACGTCCGCCTACAACCAGTGCAAGGCGCCGACCGGGCCGACCCTGCTGTCCGGGAAGATCTACTACGTCACCGTCGACTGCTCGAACAGCTCGATCGCCCCGGCGGGCCAGTCACAGCACCGGCGCGAGGTGCAGTTCCGCCTCGCGAGCACCGGGACGTGGGACCCGTCCAACGACTGGTCGTACACCGGTGTCGCCACCACGCCCGGCGCCACCCCGGTTCGGGTGCAGAACATGACGGTCTACTCCGGCACGACGAAGATCTGGGGCAACCCGCCCGGCGAAGAGCCCGAGGAGCCGGAGGAGCCCGGGGACGACACCGTGGCGCCGTCCCGGCCGGGCAAACCCGCCGTCTCCGCGATCACCGGCAGCGGCGCCACCCTGACCTGGGCGGCCTCGACCGACAACGTGGGCGTCAGCGGCTACGACGTCTACCGGGGGACGACCAGGGTCGCCACCTCCACCGGCACCTCGCACACCCTCACCGGGCTGACCCCCGCGACGGCGTACACCGTGTCCGTGGTGGCCAGGGACGCGGCGGGCAACTCCTCCGCCGCGTCCGAGAGCACCGCGTTCACCACGACGACGGCCCCGGCAGGCGGCTGCACGGCCACGTACACGGTCGGCAACAGCTGGCAGGGCGCCTTCCAGGGGAACGTCACCGTCACGAACGCGGGCACCTCGGCGATCACCGGCTGGACGGTGACCTGGAGGTTCCCCAACGGCCAGACGATCAGCCAGCTCTGGAATGGCACGCACACCCAGACGGGAGCGGACGTGTCGGTCAGGAACGTGGCCTGGAACGGCGCCCTCGCCCCGAACGCCTCGACGTCCTTCGGCTTCACCGCGAGCCAGAACGGCACCAACGGCGTCCCGGCGCCGGTGACCTGCACCACCGGCTGA
- a CDS encoding glycoside hydrolase family 48 protein, with amino-acid sequence MHLFPLRAGALPRFRRRVAALALLSLAAGTTTALAASPALAAVACDVTYTTNDWQGGFTASVSVKNLGDPLTGWTLGFNFPTTTQRLSQGWSATWAQSGQAVTAQNLAWNGNLATGASTSIGFNGTWSGSNPKPTAFTINGTTCGGTAPVNQPPTVSITSPAAGATFAAPATVAIAANAADSDGTVSKVDFFNGTTLLGTDTTAPYAYNWTNVAAGSYSLTSRATDDKGAATTSAPVGITVTANATPAVVVTPATVAVPEGGTADLAVRLSRAPSANVTVATARTSGDTDLTVSSGASLTFTTANWNTAQTVRVAAAEDTDQTSGSAEFTSTATGHTSAKATATEVDNDSSGGDNEYIQRFTAMYNKIKDPANGYFSPQGVPYHSVETFLVEAPDHGHETTSEAYSYYLWLEAAYGKVTGDWTRFNDAWASMERYIIPATADQPTNSFYNPAKPATYAGEWDDIKQYPSRLDSGVSVGTDPIANELKTAYGTSDVYGMHWLLDVDNTYGFGRCGDGTTKPAYINTYQRGPEESVFETIPQPSCDTFKHGGPNGFLDLFTGDSSYAKQWKYTNAPDADARAVQVAYWAHTWATEQGKASQVSATIAKAAKMGDYLRYAMYDKYFKKQGCTSTSCPAGTGKDSSAYLLSWYYAWGGANDSSAGWAWRIGSSHNHSGYQNPMAAWVLSSVDALKPKGATAVQDWTTSTKRQMEFYRWLQSTEGAIAGGATNSWQGHYAAPPSTLPTFYGMAYDWQPVYHDPPSNQWFGFQAWSMERVAELYYATGNADAKLVLDKWVKWATDNTTINADGTYQIPSTLVWTGQPDTWNPSNPGTNSGLHVSIRDYTTDVGVAGSYAKVLTYYAAKSGNATAKAVAKGLLDGMWRNNQDAKGVSVTETKADYSRLNDPVYVPPGWTGKMPNGDTINSSSTFMSIRSFYKNDPDWPKVDAYLKGTGPAPSFNYHRFWAQVDVAVALAEYGRLFP; translated from the coding sequence ATGCATCTGTTCCCCCTCAGAGCGGGAGCGCTCCCACGCTTCCGGAGACGGGTCGCCGCGCTGGCGCTGCTCAGCCTGGCGGCCGGGACGACCACCGCGCTGGCAGCCTCCCCCGCCCTCGCGGCCGTCGCCTGCGACGTGACGTACACCACCAACGACTGGCAGGGCGGCTTCACCGCCAGCGTGTCCGTCAAGAACCTGGGCGACCCGCTGACCGGATGGACCCTCGGGTTCAACTTCCCGACGACCACCCAGCGGCTCTCCCAGGGCTGGAGCGCCACCTGGGCACAGAGCGGCCAGGCCGTCACCGCCCAGAACCTCGCCTGGAACGGCAACCTGGCCACCGGCGCCTCGACCAGCATCGGCTTCAACGGCACATGGTCGGGGTCCAACCCCAAGCCGACCGCCTTCACGATCAACGGCACCACCTGCGGGGGGACCGCCCCCGTCAACCAGCCGCCCACCGTGAGCATCACCAGCCCGGCGGCCGGGGCCACCTTCGCCGCGCCCGCGACGGTGGCGATCGCCGCGAACGCGGCCGACAGTGACGGCACCGTCTCCAAGGTCGACTTCTTCAACGGCACCACGCTGCTGGGCACCGACACCACCGCGCCGTACGCCTACAACTGGACGAACGTCGCCGCCGGGAGCTACTCCCTCACCAGCAGGGCGACCGACGACAAGGGCGCGGCCACCACCTCCGCCCCCGTGGGGATCACCGTCACCGCCAACGCGACCCCCGCCGTGGTCGTCACCCCGGCCACGGTCGCCGTCCCCGAGGGCGGCACGGCCGACCTCGCGGTCAGGCTCTCCAGGGCCCCCTCCGCGAACGTCACCGTGGCGACCGCGAGGACGAGCGGCGACACCGACCTCACGGTCTCCTCCGGCGCGTCGCTGACCTTCACCACCGCCAACTGGAACACGGCCCAGACGGTACGGGTCGCGGCGGCCGAGGACACCGACCAGACCTCCGGCAGCGCCGAGTTCACCTCGACCGCCACCGGCCACACCTCCGCCAAGGCGACCGCCACCGAGGTCGACAACGACTCGTCCGGCGGCGACAACGAGTACATCCAGCGCTTCACCGCGATGTACAACAAGATCAAGGACCCGGCGAACGGCTACTTCTCGCCGCAGGGCGTGCCCTACCACTCCGTCGAGACCTTCTTGGTCGAGGCGCCGGACCACGGGCACGAGACCACCTCCGAGGCCTACAGCTACTACCTGTGGCTGGAGGCGGCGTACGGCAAGGTGACCGGCGACTGGACCAGGTTCAACGACGCCTGGGCCTCGATGGAGAGATACATCATCCCGGCCACGGCCGACCAGCCGACCAACTCCTTCTACAACCCGGCCAAGCCCGCCACGTACGCCGGTGAGTGGGACGACATCAAGCAGTACCCGTCCAGGCTGGACAGCGGCGTGAGCGTCGGCACCGACCCGATCGCCAACGAGCTCAAGACGGCGTACGGCACCAGCGACGTCTACGGCATGCACTGGCTGCTGGACGTGGACAACACCTACGGCTTCGGCCGCTGCGGCGACGGGACCACCAAGCCCGCGTACATCAACACCTACCAGCGCGGCCCCGAGGAGTCGGTCTTCGAGACCATCCCGCAGCCGTCCTGCGACACCTTCAAGCACGGCGGCCCGAACGGGTTCCTGGACCTGTTCACCGGCGACAGCAGCTACGCCAAGCAGTGGAAGTACACCAACGCCCCCGACGCCGACGCCCGCGCCGTCCAGGTGGCCTACTGGGCGCACACCTGGGCCACCGAGCAGGGCAAGGCCTCGCAGGTCTCGGCCACGATCGCCAAGGCCGCGAAGATGGGCGACTACCTGCGCTACGCGATGTACGACAAGTACTTCAAGAAGCAGGGCTGCACCAGCACCTCGTGCCCGGCCGGAACCGGCAAGGACAGTTCGGCCTACCTGCTGAGCTGGTACTACGCCTGGGGCGGCGCCAACGACAGCTCCGCCGGATGGGCCTGGCGGATCGGCTCCAGCCACAACCACTCCGGCTACCAGAACCCGATGGCCGCGTGGGTGCTGTCCAGCGTGGACGCGCTCAAGCCCAAGGGCGCGACCGCCGTGCAGGACTGGACCACCAGCACCAAGCGGCAGATGGAGTTCTACCGCTGGCTGCAGTCGACCGAGGGCGCGATCGCCGGTGGCGCCACCAACAGCTGGCAGGGCCACTACGCGGCCCCGCCGTCGACGCTGCCCACCTTCTACGGGATGGCCTACGACTGGCAGCCGGTCTACCACGACCCGCCGTCCAACCAGTGGTTCGGCTTCCAGGCGTGGTCGATGGAGCGGGTCGCGGAGCTGTACTACGCGACCGGCAACGCCGACGCCAAGCTCGTGCTGGACAAGTGGGTCAAGTGGGCCACCGACAACACCACGATCAACGCCGACGGGACCTACCAGATCCCCTCGACGCTGGTGTGGACCGGCCAGCCCGACACCTGGAACCCGAGCAACCCGGGCACGAACTCCGGGCTGCACGTGAGCATCAGGGACTACACGACCGACGTGGGCGTGGCGGGCTCGTACGCCAAGGTGCTGACCTACTACGCGGCCAAGTCCGGCAACGCCACGGCCAAGGCCGTCGCCAAGGGCCTGCTCGACGGCATGTGGCGGAACAACCAGGACGCCAAGGGCGTCTCGGTCACCGAGACCAAGGCCGACTACAGCCGCCTCAACGACCCGGTCTACGTGCCCCCGGGCTGGACCGGCAAGATGCCCAACGGCGACACGATCAACTCCAGCTCGACCTTCATGTCCATCCGGTCCTTCTACAAGAACGACCCGGACTGGCCGAAGGTGGACGCCTACCTGAAGGGCACCGGCCCCGCCCCGTCCTTCAACTACCACCGGTTCTGGGCGCAGGTGGACGTGGCCGTCGCCCTCGCCGAGTACGGCCGCCTCTTCCCCTGA